From Aquila chrysaetos chrysaetos chromosome 3, bAquChr1.4, whole genome shotgun sequence, the proteins below share one genomic window:
- the WNT9A gene encoding protein Wnt-9a codes for MLDGHVLLGWLSSCALLGLLACAPRPSAAYFGLTGNEPLTILPLTSEMEEAAVKAHYKVCDRLKLEKKQRRMCRRDPGVAETLMEAISMSALECQYQFRFERWNCTLEGRYRASLLKRGFKETAFLYAISSAGLTHAMAKACSAGRMERCTCDEAPDLENREAWQWGGCGDNLKYSNKFVKEFLGRKPNKDLRARVDFHNNLVGMKVIKAGVETTCKCHGVSGSCTVRTCWRQLSPFHEIGKQLKQKYETSLKVGSTTNEATGEGDISPPKKSIPGHSDQIPRTTDLVYIDDSPSFCMMSRYSPGTSGRKCYKDKNCDSICCGRGHNTQSRVVTRPCQCQVRWCCYVECKQCTQREEVYTCKD; via the exons GCTGACGGGGAACGAACCCCTGACCATCCTCCCTCTGACCTCAGAAATGGAGGAAGCTGCCGTCAAAGCCCACTACAAAGTCTGTGACCGCCTGAAGCTGGAGAAGAAGCAGCGTAGGATGTGCCGGCGGGACCCCGGCGTGGCCGAGACCCTGATGGAGGCCATCAGCATGAGCGCGCTGGAGTGCCAGTACCAGTTTCGCTTTGAGCGCTGGAACTGCACCCTCGAGGGTCGCTACCGGGCCAGCTTGCTAAAGAGAg gTTTTAAGGAGACAGCCTTCTTGTACGCCATCTCCTCCGCGGGGCTGACGCACGCCATGGCCAAGGCGTGCAGCGCGGGGCGGATGGAGCGTTGCACCTGCGACGAGGCCCCCGACTTGGAGAACCGTGAAGCTTGGCAGTGGGGCGGCTGCGGCGACAACCTGAAATACAGCAACAAGTTCGTCAAGGAGTTCCTGGGGAGGAAGCCCAACAAGGACCTGCGAGCCAGGGTGGACTTCCACAATAACCTCGTGGGCATGAAG GTCATCAAAGCTGGAGTGGAGACAACCTGTAAATGCCACGGCGTATCTGGATCCTGTACTGTCCGAACGTGCTGGAGGCAGCTCTCTCCATTCCATGAGATAGGgaagcagctgaagcagaagtACGAGACATCGCTCAAAGTGGGCAGCACTACCAACGAGGCCACAGGGGAAGGAGACATCTCCCCACCCAAGAAGTCCATCCCTGGTCACAGTGATCAAATCCCAAGGACTACGGATCTCGTCTACATTGACGATTCCCCAAGCTTCTGTATGATGAGTAGATACTCGCCTGGGACTTCGGGAAGGAAATGTTACAAAGACAAGAACTGCGACAGCATCTGCTGCGGGCGAGGGCACAATACGCAGAGCCGGGTGGTCACCCGTCCGTGCCAATGCCAGGTCCGTTGGTGCTGCTATGTGGAATGCAAGCAATGCACCCAGAGAGAAGAGGTTTACACCTGCAAAGACTGA